In a single window of the Desulfovibrio sp. ZJ209 genome:
- a CDS encoding Com family DNA-binding transcriptional regulator: MREETEKEIRCGQCHKLLARGWARDAHIVHKCPRCGAYNTLRALPPRAAEPHKAG; this comes from the coding sequence ATGCGAGAGGAAACGGAGAAAGAAATCAGGTGCGGCCAGTGCCACAAGCTGCTGGCGCGAGGCTGGGCGCGCGACGCCCACATCGTTCACAAGTGCCCCCGGTGCGGGGCCTACAACACTCTGCGCGCGCTGCCGCCGCGAGCGGCGGAACCGCACAAGGCAGGATAG